In Oncorhynchus tshawytscha isolate Ot180627B linkage group LG06, Otsh_v2.0, whole genome shotgun sequence, the following are encoded in one genomic region:
- the LOC112253243 gene encoding ubl carboxyl-terminal hydrolase 18-like, translating into MRGLINYGAYCSINSVVQVLCGTRELRDIIRLVDGQDHRSPNTVAVRLIKCLIYDMTKGNMSPCDPSLLVNAMTLYRGAPFDVQEDSDVVFKCIINALADDCGIAKRIGSLWDIENEDRVRCLRCNTVQSTLNKSNTITVLIGDNLPTELQDYIKLYTDITFTTCDYHCTHCHTGTQIEITSKVVTLPQVVCMKIERVRNIGRDTADIVKTGTRFAFPETLDLKYIMKDPEAPVATVYKLYAVVAHRGTHYCGHYTAYVRDDNDIWYLADDSHVRVCSWEDVKSTYEAGSTVPFESIRPP; encoded by the coding sequence ATGCGCGGCTTGATCAATTACGGGGCTTACTGCAGCATCAATAGCGTTGTCCAAGTGCTGTGTGGGACACGTGAGCTACGGGACATAATTCGGCTGGTCGATGGTCAAGATCACCGGTCTCCTAATACGGTGGCAGTGAGGCTTATTAAGTGTCTCATCTACGATATGACCAAAGGCAACATGTCACCGTGTGATCCGAGCTTACTAGTAAACGCAATGACATTGTACAGAGGAGCCCCTTTCGATGTTCAGGAGGACTCAGATGTGGTCTTCAAGTGCATCATCAACGCTCTAGCAGACGACTGTGGGATAGCTAAGAGGATAGGTTCTCTGTGGGACATTGAGAATGAGGACCGTGTGCGCTGCCTCCGTTGTAACACAGTCCAGTCCACACTCAATAAGTCCAACACGATCACCGTGTTGATAGGTGATAATCTCCCCACAGAGCTGCAGGACTATATCAAACTATACACTGACATCACGTTCACCACCTGTGACTACCATTGTACACACTGCCACACAGGAACTCAGATTGAAATCACCAGCAAGGTAGTGACATTGCCGCAGGTTGTGTGTATGAAGATCGAACGTGTTAGGAACATTGGCAGAGATACAGCTGATATAGTCAAGACAGGCACAAGGTTTGCTTTCCCTGAGACACTGGACCTGAAATATATCATGAAAGACCCTGAGGCACCGGTAGCTACTGTATACAAGCTGTATGCTGTTGTAGCCCACCGTGGTACTCACTACTGTGGACATTACACAGCTTATGTGCGAGACGACAACGATATTTGGTATCTCGCAGACGACTCTCATGTCAGAGTGTGCTCTTGGGAAGATGTCAAGTCAACCTACGAAGCTGGATCTACAGTGCCTttcgaaagtattcggcccccttga